Proteins encoded together in one Aminipila butyrica window:
- a CDS encoding cobyrinate a,c-diamide synthase has product METKILPRVIMGAPGSGSGKTTVVCAILQALLNKKKHVASFKCGPDYIDPMFHKEALGLSSRNLDLFFNDIETIRYLLAKNADSGDIAIIEGVMGYYDGMTGTSYEASSYDLAKRTETPAVLILDCKGKAISMLAELKGFKELEADSQIKGVILNRISPIIYEEIKPLLEERAGVKVLGYMPTLKECSLESRHLGLITAQEIGNLKKILDTLARQAAETIDLEGLLELAESAQPISFNRPTIVSGAKVRIGVARDKAFCFYYQDNLDLLEEMGAELCYFSPLTDEKLPEGLQGLYFGGGYPELYLKELEKNISIREHIKQVLEAGVPCMAECGGFMYLHQRVQDQQGQPYSMVGAIEGESYYVGKLVRFGYIQMTAEKSNLLCAEGMSLRGHEFHYWDSSNAGDCFHAQKPRRKRNWKCVIGNEQLYAGYPHVHFYSNLQGAERFVDTCRKSKTSS; this is encoded by the coding sequence ATGGAAACGAAGATTTTACCAAGAGTTATCATGGGAGCGCCGGGCAGCGGCAGCGGAAAGACCACGGTGGTCTGCGCTATTCTCCAGGCGCTACTGAACAAAAAAAAGCACGTGGCATCCTTTAAATGCGGGCCAGATTATATCGATCCCATGTTTCACAAAGAAGCTTTGGGATTGAGTTCCAGAAATCTGGACTTGTTTTTCAATGATATTGAGACGATTCGCTACCTGTTGGCTAAAAATGCTGATTCAGGCGATATCGCGATTATTGAGGGGGTCATGGGCTATTATGATGGTATGACGGGAACCTCCTACGAAGCCAGTTCTTATGATCTGGCCAAGCGGACGGAAACCCCCGCCGTATTGATTTTAGATTGTAAGGGGAAGGCCATTTCCATGCTGGCGGAACTCAAGGGCTTTAAGGAGTTAGAAGCGGACAGTCAGATTAAGGGGGTTATTCTCAACCGTATCTCTCCGATTATCTATGAGGAGATTAAACCGCTCTTAGAAGAACGGGCGGGGGTGAAGGTGCTAGGCTATATGCCGACGCTGAAAGAATGTTCCCTGGAAAGTCGTCACCTAGGGCTGATTACAGCTCAGGAAATCGGCAACCTGAAAAAAATACTGGACACATTAGCTAGACAGGCGGCGGAGACCATTGATTTAGAAGGGCTTCTGGAGCTGGCAGAATCTGCCCAGCCAATTTCCTTTAATCGGCCAACTATTGTCAGCGGGGCAAAGGTACGCATCGGCGTAGCCAGAGATAAGGCTTTTTGTTTTTACTATCAGGATAACTTGGACTTGCTGGAGGAGATGGGGGCAGAACTCTGCTATTTCAGCCCGCTGACAGATGAAAAGCTGCCGGAGGGTTTACAGGGCCTCTACTTTGGCGGAGGTTATCCAGAGCTATATCTGAAAGAGTTAGAAAAAAATATCAGCATCCGGGAGCATATAAAACAAGTTCTGGAGGCGGGAGTGCCTTGTATGGCTGAATGCGGCGGGTTTATGTATCTCCACCAGAGGGTGCAGGACCAGCAGGGCCAACCCTATTCTATGGTGGGGGCGATTGAGGGAGAAAGCTATTACGTGGGAAAGTTAGTGCGCTTTGGCTATATCCAGATGACAGCAGAAAAAAGCAATTTGCTTTGCGCAGAAGGGATGAGTCTGAGAGGCCATGAATTTCACTACTGGGACAGCAGCAATGCTGGAGACTGTTTTCACGCCCAGAAGCCTCGCCGAAAGCGGAACTGGAAGTGTGTCATTGGAAATGAGCAGCTTTATGCGGGCTACCCCCATGTGCATTTTTATTCCAACCTCCAAGGAGCAGAAAGGTTTGTGGATACATGCAGGAAGAGCAAAACAAGCAGTTAA
- the cbiD gene encoding cobalt-precorrin-5B (C(1))-methyltransferase CbiD, translated as MQEEQNKQLNPKAGQLRRGYTTGTCAAAAAKAAAMLALGEKIKNIQVDTPKGIPLTLMLQDIQVGQKKASCAIQKDSGDDPDITHGILVYGEVELLDQPGPILIDGGTGVGRVTLPGLACDLGQAAINPVPRKMIGQMVSQAFDELGYEGGAKVTISIPKGEELARRTYNPRLGIEGGLSVLGTSGIVEPMSEQALIDTIKVEMDVQKALGAEYLVITPGNYGEKFLKEHFLQGEVYSVKCSNFIGDSLDYAEGCGFKGILFVGHIGKLVKVAGGIMNTHSKYADARMEILSAHAARLGAEAELIEGMMNAVTTDSAYELLEAYSPELKDRVLQALMDKIEFHLKSRTHQQMEIGAVMFSNKHGYLGKTSQVDAILEKIESSLAENK; from the coding sequence ATGCAGGAAGAGCAAAACAAGCAGTTAAATCCCAAGGCAGGTCAACTGCGCAGGGGGTACACGACCGGCACCTGTGCGGCGGCGGCGGCTAAGGCAGCAGCCATGTTAGCTCTGGGAGAAAAAATAAAGAACATACAGGTAGATACGCCGAAAGGAATTCCCTTGACTCTGATGCTACAGGACATTCAAGTCGGTCAGAAAAAGGCATCTTGTGCGATTCAAAAAGACAGCGGAGACGATCCAGATATAACCCATGGGATTTTGGTTTATGGTGAAGTGGAGCTGTTAGATCAGCCGGGACCCATTCTTATCGACGGAGGAACGGGCGTAGGCCGGGTGACTCTGCCGGGGCTGGCCTGTGACTTAGGACAGGCTGCCATTAACCCGGTGCCAAGAAAAATGATTGGCCAGATGGTGTCTCAGGCTTTTGACGAACTGGGGTATGAAGGAGGAGCCAAGGTAACCATTTCCATTCCAAAGGGGGAGGAATTGGCTAGACGAACCTACAACCCTCGTCTGGGCATAGAAGGCGGGTTATCGGTCTTGGGTACCAGCGGTATTGTGGAGCCCATGAGTGAGCAGGCCCTTATTGATACCATTAAGGTGGAGATGGACGTACAGAAGGCCTTGGGAGCGGAATATCTGGTTATTACCCCAGGGAATTATGGCGAGAAATTTTTAAAAGAACACTTTCTCCAAGGGGAGGTATATTCCGTTAAGTGCAGTAATTTTATTGGTGACAGCTTGGATTACGCAGAAGGGTGCGGGTTTAAAGGCATCCTCTTTGTGGGCCATATAGGCAAGTTGGTAAAAGTAGCAGGTGGCATCATGAACACCCACTCCAAATACGCCGATGCTCGAATGGAGATTTTGTCTGCCCATGCGGCCAGGTTAGGTGCCGAAGCAGAGCTTATTGAAGGAATGATGAATGCAGTGACCACGGACAGCGCCTACGAGTTGCTGGAAGCCTACAGCCCAGAGCTGAAAGACCGGGTGCTGCAAGCCCTGATGGATAAAATTGAATTTCATTTAAAGAGTCGCACCCATCAACAGATGGAGATTGGTGCAGTTATGTTTTCCAACAAGCACGGCTACTTGGGAAAGACCTCTCAAGTAGACGCCATTCTTGAAAAAATAGAGAGCAGTTTAGCAGAAAATAAATAA
- the cbiE gene encoding precorrin-6y C5,15-methyltransferase (decarboxylating) subunit CbiE yields MKKIYIIGIGMGNPDTLTVKGKHLIEKSQALIGARRMVDSLAKTDQQTAYAISPENILTWLEEHPDILWGSVLLSGDIGFFSGAKKLRRLIKERYGSVFGNEQIAFEYIPGISSLGYFACAIGLSWEDAELVSLHGRQEKSAVQAVFNHPKTFFLTDGTENTVQAICNRLVEAGLGDAEVFVGERLSYVEEQITKGTALELGKKEFEPLSVMMVLNPEVSQREKCTLGIGDEEFIRGNVPMTKEEVRTVTVSKMNLRKGDVVYDIGAGTGSVSVELALACSMGAVYAVETNQEGLELIRQNKEAFGARNLHVVSGMAPAALEGLPPPDKAFIGGSKGNLDEIIQNLLLKNSHVRIIINVVALESLGEAMSCIKKYGFQQVDITQLNVAKAKTLGSYNLMMGQNPVYIIAVQKSSEAV; encoded by the coding sequence ATGAAGAAGATTTACATAATTGGTATAGGCATGGGTAATCCGGATACCCTGACCGTAAAAGGAAAACATTTAATAGAGAAAAGCCAGGCTTTGATTGGCGCTCGGCGGATGGTGGACAGTCTGGCAAAGACGGATCAGCAGACCGCATACGCCATCAGCCCGGAGAATATTTTGACTTGGTTAGAGGAACATCCGGATATCCTGTGGGGGTCGGTACTTCTTTCTGGAGATATCGGATTTTTCAGCGGCGCAAAGAAACTTCGCCGTTTGATTAAGGAGCGGTATGGTTCTGTGTTCGGCAATGAGCAAATTGCTTTTGAATATATACCGGGTATCAGTTCCCTAGGCTATTTTGCCTGTGCGATTGGCTTGTCTTGGGAAGATGCCGAACTGGTGAGTCTCCACGGCCGCCAAGAGAAATCTGCTGTGCAAGCGGTTTTTAATCACCCGAAGACGTTTTTTCTGACCGATGGCACGGAGAACACGGTGCAGGCTATCTGCAACAGGCTGGTAGAAGCCGGTTTAGGCGATGCCGAGGTCTTTGTGGGAGAGCGGCTTTCCTATGTGGAGGAGCAAATTACCAAAGGAACGGCCTTAGAGCTGGGGAAGAAGGAGTTTGAACCGCTGAGCGTGATGATGGTGTTGAACCCAGAGGTTTCTCAGCGGGAGAAGTGCACCTTGGGTATTGGTGATGAGGAATTTATCCGAGGCAATGTGCCCATGACCAAGGAAGAAGTGCGCACGGTTACTGTATCGAAGATGAATTTACGCAAGGGCGATGTGGTATACGATATTGGTGCCGGTACCGGTTCGGTATCGGTGGAACTGGCTTTAGCTTGTTCTATGGGCGCTGTCTATGCAGTGGAAACGAACCAGGAAGGCCTGGAACTGATTCGCCAGAATAAGGAAGCCTTCGGTGCAAGGAATCTTCACGTGGTGTCAGGCATGGCTCCGGCAGCTTTAGAGGGGTTGCCCCCACCGGACAAAGCTTTTATAGGCGGCTCCAAGGGAAACCTGGACGAAATCATCCAGAACCTGCTGCTGAAAAATTCCCATGTGCGGATCATTATCAATGTGGTAGCCTTGGAATCTCTAGGAGAAGCGATGTCTTGTATCAAGAAATACGGTTTTCAGCAAGTGGATATCACTCAGCTTAACGTGGCTAAGGCCAAGACACTGGGCAGCTATAATTTGATGATGGGACAGAATCCTGTATATATTATTGCAGTACAGAAAAGTTCAGAGGCAGTATAA